The genomic stretch GGGATCGTCAGCGTCGTCGTATCGATGGTCACCGCGTCGTCTGCGGCCTTGAGCGGAGCCACCGCCCTGTTGCGGTCCTGATCGTCACGTTTGGCGATCTGCTCCTTGAGCAACTCGAGGTCCGCATCCTTTCCCATCTCCTGCAACTGGCGATATCGTCGTCGGGCTCGCTCTTCCACGGTGGCGTCGAGGAAGAACTTGTGGGTGGCGTCAGGGAAAATGACCGTCCCCATGTCGCGTCCTTCGGCAACAAGGGAAAACCGTTCGCCAAGGGATTGCTGGGCCGTCTTGAGAAACGACCGGATCACCGGCAGCGTGGCTACATTCGAAGCCCACATGCCGACCTCCTCGGTGCGGATTTCAGCACCGATAGGGACACCGTTCAAGGCGAGAACAGAATCTTCGCCCACCCCGGACAGGGAAAAATCAAATGAAGCCAACGCCTCGTCCAATCGTGCTTCGTCCCACTCCCAGGATCCCTCACCCAGCTTCCAGGCAATGGCCCGGAACATGGCTCCGGTATCCAGATAGGGAATAGCGAGTTCACGGGCCAACTGCTTGGCCATGGTGGATTTGCCGACGCCGGCCGGACCATCAATGGTGACGATACGCTTAGCCATTCAGAATGTCTCCCAGCGTGCGAATGAACTGTTTGTTCTCTGCATCGGTGCCAACGTTGACCCGTATGTTCTTGCCAAGGCCGAAGCTGGCAAGGGGACGAACGATGATGCCTTTCCTGAGCAGCGCCTTGAACACGGACTGGGCCGGTTTGGTCGGCTCGAACATCACGAAGTTGGCCTGACTGGGCCACACCTTGCAACCGAGTTTACGCAACTCTTCGGTGAAATATTCACGCCCCCGCATGACCACGGACAGCGTTTCGTTGTAGAAGGTGTCATCCTCAAGTGCGGCAATGGCGGCATCTTCGGCCAGCAGATTGACCGTGAACGGAATGCGGGCATTCTTCAGCAGTGCGGCAAGCGGTTGCGGCAGGATGCCGTAGCCCACACGCAGACCGGCCAGACCGTACGCCTTGGAAAAAGTGCGAAGGACAACCAGATTGTCGAACTTGTCGTACGCCTGCACCGGGGTATA from Pseudodesulfovibrio profundus encodes the following:
- the cmk gene encoding (d)CMP kinase; the encoded protein is MAKRIVTIDGPAGVGKSTMAKQLARELAIPYLDTGAMFRAIAWKLGEGSWEWDEARLDEALASFDFSLSGVGEDSVLALNGVPIGAEIRTEEVGMWASNVATLPVIRSFLKTAQQSLGERFSLVAEGRDMGTVIFPDATHKFFLDATVEERARRRYRQLQEMGKDADLELLKEQIAKRDDQDRNRAVAPLKAADDAVTIDTTTLTIPDVFQALVDGVQR